A single genomic interval of Lathyrus oleraceus cultivar Zhongwan6 chromosome 7, CAAS_Psat_ZW6_1.0, whole genome shotgun sequence harbors:
- the LOC127101146 gene encoding scarecrow-like protein 6, with amino-acid sequence MKLPFEEFQVKGVLDYFSSTSNSTSTSNSTSDSFSLLLNQPQQQHQQQNWTTLDKQDYCYVEPTSVLDSRRSPSPPISSSTMSSSLGSGSNNNNNNASMVVSENLARLSNSNEEGLENSEEKCGGGGMRMEDWEGQDQSLLRLIMGDVEDPSAGLNKILQNSGCGSENADFHGGFGVLEHHQQQQGLNIDPSVGNYNVFPFNAENLDSHNVKPGTESMFGNYPMLTSSSTTSGVFCSQQQQQQQGFGVVDEKPQVINPNFMMNHNQVQFSDNPSFFVPLPYPQVQEQQVFSSHNQLKRPLFDSVGHNYPVPRLPLLDSGQEMFARRHQHQQQTQLPLFPNHHLQQHQQQQHQQSPVVPFAKQQKMSSTTTTTTNTGDDQLQQSIFDQLYKTAELIEAGNPVQAQGILARLNHQLSPIGKPFHRAAFYTKEALQLMLHSNSNNLNAFSPINFIFKIGAYKSFSEISPVLQFANFTCNQALIEALERFDRIHVIDFDIGFGVQWSSFMQELVLRGNGTPSLKITAVVSPSSCNEIELNFTRENLSQYAKDLNMPFEFNALHIESLSSPSFPLPGHLFDNNEAVGVNFPVSSFINHPSCFPLALHFLKQLRPKVIVTLDKNSDRIDAPLPANVVHTLQSYSSLLESLDAVNVNLDVLQKIERHFIQPTINKIVLGHNNRSPDKLPPWRNMFLQSGFSPFTFSNFTEAQAECLVQRAPVRGFQVERKPSSLVLCWQRKELISISTWRC; translated from the coding sequence ATGAAGTTACCTTTTGAGGAATTTCAAGTGAAGGGAGTGTTGGATTATTTCTCTTcaacttcaaattcaacttcaacttcaaattcaacttcaGATTCATTTTCATTGCTTTTGaatcaaccacaacaacaacatcagcaacaGAATTGGACAACATTAGACAAACAAGATTATTGCTATGTGGAGCCCACTTCTGTTCTTGATTCAAGAAGAAGCCCTAGTCCTccaatttcatcttcaacaatgtCATCTTCTCTTGGTAGTGGttcaaacaacaacaacaacaatgctTCGATGGTAGTCTCGGAGAATCTCGCTCGGCTTTCGAACTCGAACGAAGAGGGTTTGGAGAATAGTGAAGAGAAATGTGGTGGTGGTGGTATGAGAATGGAGGATTGGGAGGGACAAGATCAGTCGCTTTTGAGGTTAATCATGGGAGATGTTGAAGACCCTTCTGCTGGTTTGAACAAAATCTTGCAAAACAGTGGTTGTGGTTCTGAAAATGCCGATTTTCATGGCGGTTTCGGTGTTTTGgaacatcatcaacaacaacaaggtTTGAACATTGACCCTTCTGTTGGGAATTACAATGTTTTTCCTTTCAATGCTGAGAATTTGGATAGTCACAATGTGAAACCTGGTACTGAATCTATGTTTGGTAACTATCCTATGTTGACATCGTCGTCGACAACTTCTGGTGTGTTTTGTTctcagcaacaacagcaacaacaaggGTTTGGGGTTGTAGACGAGAAGCCTCAAGTTATTAACCCTAATTTTATGATGAATCATAACCAAGTTCAATTCTCTGATAATCCGTCTTTCTTTGTTCCATTGCCGTATCCTCAAGTGCAAGAGCAACAAGTTTTCTCTTCTCATAATCAGTTGAAACGACCGCTTTTCGATTCGGTTGGACACAATTATCCGGTACCAAGGCTACCGCTTCTGGATTCTGGTCAAGAAATGTTTGCTCGGAGGCATCAGCATCAACAGCAAACACAGCTTCCATTGTTTCCCAATCATCATCTGCAGCAGcatcagcaacaacagcatcagCAATCACCGGTTGTTCCCTTTGCGAAGCAGCAGAAGATGAGTtctactactactactactactaaTACCGGAGACGATCAGCTTCAGCAGAGTATATTTGATCAACTATACAAAACTGCTGAGCTGATAGAAGCTGGTAATCCGGTTCAAGCGCAAGGGATATTGGCGCGGCTCAATCACCAGCTCTCACCAATTGGTAAGCCTTTTCATAGGGCTGCTTTCTACACCAAGGAAGCGTTACAACTAATGCTTCATTCAAACAGTAACAATCTCAATGCTTTTTCGCCGATTAATTTCATATTCAAAATCGGTGCTTATAAGTCTTTTTCCGAGATATCGCCTGTTCTTCAGTTTGCTAACTTTACTTGTAACCAAGCCCTTATTGAAGCCTTGGAAAGGTTCGATCGAATTCATGTTATTGATTTCGATATCGGGTTTGGAGTACAATGGTCTTCTTTTATGCAAGAGCTTGTGTTAAGAGGTAATGGCACACCTTCTCTCAAGATTACCGCCGTTGTATCGCCCTCGTCTTGCAACGAGATTGAGCTCAATTTCACCCGAGAAAATTTGAGTCAGTACGCGAAAGACCTCAACATGCCATTTGAGTTCAACGCCTTGCACATCGAATCGTTGAGCTCTCCGTCATTTCCTCTACCGGGTCATTTATTCGATAACAACGAGGCCGTTGGTGTGAACTTTCCCGTTTCAAGTTTTATAAACCATCCATCATGTTTCCCTCTGGCCCTCCACTTTCTCAAGCAGCTAAGGCCAAAAGTTATCGTCACATTGGATAAAAACTCCGACCGTATCGACGCGCCTCTTCCAGCCAACGTCGTTCACACACTTCAATCTTACTCGTCCTTGCTCGAATCACTCGACGCTGTAAACGTGAACCTCGACGTTCTCCAAAAGATCGAGCGACATTTCATCCAACCAACCATCAACAAAATCGTCCTCGGCCACAACAACCGTTCGCCCGACAAATTACCTCCGTGGAGGAACATGTTTCTTCAATCCGGTTTCTCTCCGTTCACTTTCAGCAACTTCACGGAAGCGCAAGCCGAGTGCTTGGTTCAAAGGGCACCGGTGAGAGGATTTCAAGTAGAAAGAAAGCCTTCTTCTCTTGTTCTATGCTGGCAGAGGAAAGAACTCATCTCAATTTCAACATGGAGATGCTAA